A region from the Desulfomarina profundi genome encodes:
- a CDS encoding DUF444 family protein, giving the protein MRKKLETLYHTLKIKGLSPEQEDQILFEISLMGDLEGHMAGPESSLKKGSGFHTLTDSTLFLDSPEKQAVSITSVQSLDYLLQRDKQREKDGFPRKIRVGKMVKPGAGGNDKVVIIPTTVEEKLLHDKVRINEEGEGEGDDPGSGEGGSGDGEEGEVIGEQPVRPEQGGQGGAGQGEGGSHDVESNAYDLGKILTEQFELPNLKDKGKKRSLTRYTYDLTDKNRGFGQILDKKATLKRILQTNIALEKIKTGDVVDPCDLLISPKDRVYRILSREKDYESQAVVFFVRDYSGSMGGKPTELIVNQHVLIYSWLTYQYQNQVETRFILHDTEAKEVATFQEYYNLTVAGGTQVFTAYRLVNEIVANENLARDNNIYIFHGTDGDDWDTKGDRALPQLEKMLSYASRVGITIAENGYGISGQTEVEKYLRSSGLLEEKKEYLRLDVITKDTSETRLISGIRDLISLSEVEAKG; this is encoded by the coding sequence ATGAGAAAAAAGCTGGAAACTCTCTATCACACCTTGAAGATAAAGGGGCTGTCTCCTGAACAGGAGGATCAGATTCTCTTTGAAATCAGCCTGATGGGTGATTTGGAAGGTCATATGGCCGGCCCAGAGTCTTCTTTAAAAAAAGGGTCGGGATTCCATACCCTGACCGATTCCACTCTTTTTCTTGATTCTCCCGAAAAGCAGGCTGTTTCCATTACTTCCGTCCAGTCTCTTGACTATCTCCTGCAAAGGGATAAGCAGCGGGAAAAAGATGGTTTTCCCAGGAAGATTCGTGTGGGAAAAATGGTCAAGCCCGGTGCAGGCGGCAATGACAAGGTTGTGATCATACCCACAACAGTGGAAGAGAAACTACTCCATGACAAAGTGCGGATTAACGAAGAAGGGGAAGGGGAAGGTGATGACCCCGGTTCAGGTGAAGGTGGTTCCGGTGATGGGGAAGAAGGTGAGGTTATCGGCGAGCAGCCTGTCAGACCTGAGCAGGGTGGACAGGGTGGTGCCGGCCAGGGTGAAGGGGGATCCCATGATGTGGAATCAAACGCCTATGACCTGGGAAAGATTCTGACTGAGCAGTTTGAGCTTCCCAACCTGAAGGATAAGGGAAAAAAGAGATCTCTGACGCGTTATACCTACGATCTAACAGATAAAAATCGTGGATTTGGCCAGATTCTTGATAAAAAGGCGACCCTGAAAAGAATACTCCAGACCAATATCGCCCTGGAAAAAATCAAAACCGGTGACGTTGTGGATCCCTGTGATCTGCTGATTTCCCCGAAAGACAGGGTGTACCGCATTCTTTCAAGGGAAAAAGATTATGAATCCCAGGCCGTTGTTTTCTTCGTCCGGGACTATTCCGGTTCCATGGGTGGGAAACCTACCGAGCTGATAGTGAACCAACATGTGTTGATTTATTCCTGGTTGACATATCAATACCAGAACCAGGTGGAGACACGCTTTATTCTCCACGATACTGAAGCAAAAGAGGTTGCAACGTTCCAGGAATATTACAATCTGACTGTTGCCGGGGGCACTCAGGTCTTTACCGCGTACAGGTTGGTGAACGAAATCGTGGCCAATGAGAATCTTGCGCGTGACAACAATATTTACATTTTTCACGGTACAGATGGGGATGACTGGGATACAAAGGGAGACAGGGCTCTGCCGCAACTTGAAAAAATGCTTTCCTACGCAAGCCGGGTTGGTATTACTATTGCTGAAAATGGTTACGGTATATCCGGCCAGACAGAGGTCGAAAAATATCTGCGGAGTTCGGGATTGCTGGAAGAGAAAAAAGAGTATCTGCGACTGGATGTTATAACGAAAGATACCAGTGAAACCAGGTTGATCAGCGGTATCCGGGATCTTATTTCTTTGAGTGAGGTGGAAGCAAAGGGGTGA
- a CDS encoding SpoVR family protein has product MELISQHAKRIMEGCKERARDEGLSFQDESLEYIVTNRDFLQLSPKTMIPTLYDYWVQDVEVLREQGQYELYPSNPYETVINTRPPISFYNDNNPDWLNVMIFYHVIGHIDFFQNNLFFRHTWDYDFASKALSDKRLIAKLRSEKGRWVDYIIEFSRSIDNLVGYFELLSRFSGRKSGQELSMVDFYFDIFLQDQSDSSIAGYVAEIQRYNDCMREFGDKGEEHFLDSVKQRHAEFESFYRKKLKEKKSLRNPDLLKFLMENSEFLNREENKWMKTVMEVIRTTSLYFQPQIRTKILNEGWASYWHEELFLRDDRIQGHEVDFARVNAKVTSMPRVGLNPYALGMRLFQYLESRAEKGRLSFDFDRISDSHLRKKYDAKTGRGKEFIFAVRENFSDSMFINTFIDQDFVNTYKLFVADKRLNKERMTWEYYVKSRKATHYKQMVMDSLYHPPAIIINVDEHNTLVLNHVFEQKPLVRDYIEATLMGVEFLWDGKVSLYTAEPEPVKEGEGQARPAGQEAAPGKIKWQRIRYTMKDRKLTRTRVD; this is encoded by the coding sequence ATGGAACTGATCAGCCAGCATGCGAAGAGGATTATGGAGGGATGTAAGGAACGTGCCCGGGATGAAGGGCTCAGCTTTCAGGATGAGAGTCTTGAATATATCGTAACCAATCGTGACTTTCTGCAACTTTCCCCGAAAACCATGATTCCAACTCTGTATGATTACTGGGTTCAGGATGTTGAGGTGCTTCGGGAGCAGGGACAGTATGAGCTCTATCCAAGCAATCCCTACGAAACAGTAATCAACACCAGGCCTCCCATATCGTTCTACAATGACAATAATCCAGACTGGCTGAATGTTATGATCTTCTATCATGTCATCGGCCATATTGATTTCTTTCAGAATAATTTGTTTTTCCGCCATACCTGGGACTATGATTTTGCTTCAAAGGCCCTTTCCGATAAACGACTGATTGCAAAACTGCGCTCAGAAAAGGGCAGGTGGGTGGACTATATCATTGAGTTTTCCAGGTCCATCGATAACCTGGTTGGTTACTTCGAGCTGCTCTCCCGATTTTCAGGGCGAAAGAGTGGGCAAGAGCTGTCCATGGTTGATTTTTATTTTGATATCTTTCTGCAGGATCAATCCGACAGTTCCATTGCCGGTTATGTTGCTGAGATTCAACGGTACAATGACTGCATGCGGGAGTTCGGGGACAAAGGGGAGGAACATTTTCTTGACAGTGTAAAGCAGCGTCACGCCGAATTTGAATCATTTTACAGGAAAAAGCTCAAGGAAAAAAAATCACTCCGCAATCCGGATCTGCTGAAGTTTTTGATGGAGAATTCAGAATTTCTCAACCGGGAGGAAAATAAATGGATGAAAACGGTTATGGAAGTGATCCGGACAACATCCCTCTATTTTCAACCACAGATCCGAACAAAGATTCTTAATGAAGGGTGGGCCAGTTACTGGCATGAGGAACTGTTTCTGCGGGATGATCGTATCCAGGGGCATGAGGTTGATTTTGCCCGGGTGAATGCAAAGGTCACTTCCATGCCCAGAGTGGGGCTGAATCCGTATGCCCTGGGAATGCGTCTCTTCCAGTACCTGGAATCCAGGGCAGAGAAAGGACGGCTCTCTTTTGATTTTGATCGTATTTCCGACAGTCACCTGCGCAAAAAATATGATGCGAAAACAGGCAGGGGTAAGGAATTTATTTTTGCAGTGCGGGAAAATTTTTCTGACTCCATGTTCATTAATACCTTTATTGATCAGGATTTCGTCAACACCTATAAGCTTTTTGTTGCTGACAAACGATTGAATAAGGAGCGTATGACCTGGGAATATTACGTTAAGAGCAGGAAGGCGACACATTACAAACAGATGGTCATGGACTCTCTTTATCATCCACCTGCAATTATAATCAATGTTGATGAACATAACACTCTTGTCCTGAACCATGTTTTTGAACAGAAACCACTGGTTCGTGACTATATCGAAGCGACCCTGATGGGCGTGGAATTTCTCTGGGATGGAAAGGTTTCTCTTTATACCGCTGAACCGGAGCCGGTTAAAGAAGGCGAAGGACAGGCACGCCCGGCGGGTCAGGAGGCTGCACCCGGGAAGATAAAATGGCAGCGAATCAGGTATACGATGAAGGACCGGAAATTAACAAGAACCCGGGTTGACTGA
- a CDS encoding serine protein kinase PrkA — translation MAAQKNNSLHRHITSVKKGERVFENAFQGVSRMILERDIEKVMVNGKNTFDFTIFREGKKHIVGMYDEINSFVSFVKDASEGGSSKEMAFVLVGEPGNGKTFLVEYLCKMYRDFLSVPTNRKYTFRFINLDKLESYGNIKVIESQTYEDPMVLAMNLHETEDDSRKYLARRYRLSDELLEEWYENFRPLGACSAYIWNNIREYTGGKLEDMLKFIEIVPVPLVESLGTVTGKYPAKDKITSSAVDLLGEESIQRLLHITDTNNPYRFDLRRGALARVAGGGIHFSDEIYKNKKDLVQVYLGIIQNRCVEIDGYKWPIDTLIVATSNNSEFNRFLDEKEEAPIVDRCRICYVSHNTNYGLQSELTAYAIGNETKTTLTGEAMHQDPNLNYAASVAVVLTRLPRSEKLTPIETMKLAAGEVAGEKSLKTLSEVIDTLSQEHDITKRFGQKGLGQRNLGRAIQLMLEGTETNEGKCMFAYDVFHAIERVILDYVSESNDRAKFLDDLKIAKGLYRERIMTEMFNAYMDEPLAIRKDVMNYVNMIIGIDAENLGSDKMWKYKNPQTGELQALKIDERYINSVEDCLGLKTKEQKDSFRTSIRKIYGQKISVNPDYDFMDNLELVKAVTDVRLKSDIAGSGSLIGALANRTNEENQKLYDRMIETMLNKLGYCTTCAQKTIEYFCTQVDEN, via the coding sequence ATGGCCGCGCAAAAGAACAACTCACTCCACCGCCATATCACATCTGTAAAAAAAGGTGAACGTGTCTTTGAAAATGCTTTTCAGGGTGTCAGCCGTATGATTCTGGAAAGAGATATCGAAAAGGTCATGGTTAATGGCAAAAATACCTTTGACTTCACAATTTTTCGAGAAGGAAAGAAACATATTGTCGGTATGTACGACGAAATAAATTCTTTCGTCTCCTTTGTAAAAGACGCCTCCGAAGGTGGGTCTTCCAAGGAAATGGCCTTTGTTCTAGTGGGAGAACCGGGAAACGGTAAAACGTTTCTAGTTGAATATCTCTGCAAAATGTACCGGGACTTTCTTTCAGTTCCCACCAACAGGAAATACACCTTTCGCTTTATAAATCTTGATAAACTCGAGTCCTACGGCAACATTAAAGTTATAGAATCACAGACTTATGAAGATCCTATGGTGCTTGCCATGAACCTGCACGAGACGGAAGATGACTCCAGAAAGTACCTGGCAAGACGATACAGGCTTTCTGACGAACTTCTGGAGGAATGGTATGAAAATTTTCGGCCTCTGGGAGCGTGTTCCGCTTATATCTGGAACAATATCAGAGAGTATACCGGGGGCAAGCTTGAAGACATGCTGAAATTTATTGAAATCGTGCCTGTACCCCTGGTGGAAAGTCTCGGGACGGTGACAGGGAAATATCCTGCCAAGGACAAAATAACCTCTTCGGCTGTGGATCTGCTTGGTGAGGAATCGATCCAGCGCCTGCTCCATATCACTGATACCAATAATCCTTACCGGTTTGACCTGCGGCGGGGAGCACTTGCAAGGGTGGCGGGAGGCGGTATTCATTTCAGTGATGAGATTTATAAAAACAAGAAGGATCTTGTCCAGGTGTATCTGGGGATAATCCAGAACCGCTGTGTGGAGATTGACGGCTATAAATGGCCCATTGACACTTTGATTGTCGCCACATCAAATAATTCCGAGTTCAACCGCTTTCTTGATGAAAAGGAAGAGGCGCCAATTGTGGACAGGTGCCGTATCTGTTATGTCTCCCATAACACAAACTATGGGTTGCAGAGTGAATTGACGGCCTATGCCATCGGGAATGAAACGAAGACAACTCTTACCGGGGAAGCCATGCATCAGGACCCGAACCTGAATTATGCCGCTTCGGTGGCTGTGGTTCTGACCCGTCTGCCCAGGTCCGAGAAACTGACCCCCATTGAGACCATGAAGCTGGCGGCGGGAGAAGTTGCAGGGGAAAAAAGCCTGAAAACCCTTTCGGAAGTGATTGATACACTCAGCCAGGAGCATGATATCACCAAACGTTTTGGTCAGAAGGGCCTTGGTCAGCGTAATCTCGGTCGGGCCATTCAGCTGATGCTGGAGGGGACGGAAACCAATGAAGGCAAATGCATGTTTGCCTATGATGTTTTCCATGCAATCGAGCGGGTCATTCTTGATTATGTCTCTGAATCCAATGACAGGGCCAAGTTTCTCGATGATCTGAAGATTGCCAAGGGGCTGTACCGTGAACGAATTATGACGGAAATGTTCAACGCCTATATGGATGAACCCCTGGCCATCCGTAAGGATGTGATGAATTACGTTAATATGATTATCGGGATTGATGCGGAAAACCTGGGTTCGGATAAGATGTGGAAATACAAGAATCCGCAGACAGGAGAGCTGCAGGCTTTGAAAATCGATGAGCGGTACATTAACTCCGTTGAAGATTGTCTTGGCCTGAAGACAAAGGAGCAGAAGGATTCTTTCAGGACATCCATCCGCAAGATCTATGGTCAGAAGATCTCTGTTAATCCCGACTATGATTTCATGGATAATCTGGAACTGGTCAAGGCGGTGACCGATGTTCGTCTGAAATCGGATATTGCCGGCTCAGGTAGCCTGATCGGGGCCCTGGCCAATCGTACCAACGAAGAAAATCAGAAGCTTTACGACCGCATGATTGAAACCATGCTCAATAAACTTGGCTACTGCACCACCTGTGCCCAGAAGACCATTGAGTATTTCTGTACCCAGGTTGATGAAAACTGA
- a CDS encoding RidA family protein — protein MSKKIIATDQAPSAIGPYSQAIATNNLLFISGQLPINPADGRLIDGNIAEKTRQILENIRAIASEAGANLENIVKTTIFLTDLADFQAVNEAYGEFFSEAPPARSTVQVAALPLGSDIEIESVLAL, from the coding sequence ATGTCAAAAAAAATCATTGCAACCGACCAGGCCCCCTCAGCCATTGGCCCCTATTCCCAGGCAATTGCCACGAACAACCTGCTCTTCATCTCCGGTCAGCTTCCCATCAACCCTGCTGACGGCAGACTGATTGATGGAAACATTGCGGAAAAAACCCGGCAGATTCTGGAAAATATCAGAGCAATTGCCAGCGAGGCTGGAGCAAACCTGGAAAATATCGTAAAAACCACCATATTCCTCACCGACCTTGCCGATTTTCAGGCAGTCAACGAAGCATATGGTGAATTTTTTTCTGAAGCGCCCCCCGCCCGTTCCACAGTACAGGTAGCCGCTCTGCCGTTGGGATCAGACATTGAAATCGAGTCAGTTCTGGCCCTTTAA
- a CDS encoding helix-turn-helix transcriptional regulator, whose product MMEKERIFENLRQVGNAICALFGPNCETCIHDLTDLQRSLVYINGTVTGRKIGAPATDLLVKLLQQPESKNPHRHNYKTTTRDGKCLKSTTSIICDSKGKPVAAFCINFDTTDFFNAAQALQPLIFNRENDNGPGQETFAHSASETVEAIFDQAITEIGRQPVTMTVEEKTHLFEILENNGTFQFKGAVEQIAELMGITKYTVYNYLKKIRNNTPKE is encoded by the coding sequence ATGATGGAAAAAGAACGCATATTCGAAAATCTCAGACAGGTGGGGAACGCTATCTGCGCACTTTTCGGACCTAACTGTGAAACCTGTATCCACGACCTGACTGATCTGCAGCGGTCCCTCGTCTACATTAATGGCACAGTGACAGGCAGAAAAATTGGGGCACCGGCCACAGATCTGCTGGTAAAACTGCTCCAGCAACCGGAATCCAAAAACCCTCACAGGCATAACTACAAAACAACGACCCGGGACGGCAAATGCCTGAAGTCCACAACCTCGATTATCTGCGACAGCAAAGGAAAACCTGTGGCTGCATTCTGTATTAACTTTGATACCACCGATTTCTTCAATGCTGCACAAGCCCTGCAACCATTAATTTTCAACAGGGAAAACGACAACGGACCCGGCCAGGAAACATTTGCCCACTCTGCCTCCGAGACCGTCGAGGCAATCTTTGACCAGGCAATCACGGAAATAGGTAGACAACCGGTAACGATGACCGTGGAGGAGAAAACACACCTTTTTGAAATCCTGGAAAACAATGGGACATTTCAGTTCAAGGGGGCCGTCGAACAAATCGCCGAACTGATGGGCATAACTAAATATACAGTCTATAATTACCTGAAAAAAATCAGAAACAACACACCAAAGGAGTAA
- a CDS encoding L-cysteine desulfidase family protein, with protein MNFTVKDILEMEVTLALGCTEPVAIALGAAAAVSVLPEKTAIDAIEITIDPNIYKNGMAVTIPGSDNMQGLDTAAALGAFGGNPVRGLEVLANLDDEAISRARQLLNEDKVTVTLREEPGLYVHTTITAGENMAESLIIDLHNNIASLKFNGTEIKDSPLLSTSTKKGTKHPLVELENWLRELTLEDILELTADLDDDDLNFLEEGVRHNLALAEHGLKYGTGLGIGKAIDRLVKQKLLVKDMSTSARRLTSAAADARMGGVNLPAMSSAGSGNHGLTAILPIWAVKDFIDHDRETILRAIGLSHIITAYVKAHTGRLSAVCGCSVAAGAGATAGITYLVGGDVHHMEGAIKNILEDLAGVICDGAKAGCAIKLNTAAGAAVQAALFSLQGVNVKDTDGIIGDSTRKTIQNMGELSHDGMIQTDKTILKIMLEKQMTREKRKKN; from the coding sequence ATGAATTTTACCGTAAAAGATATTCTTGAAATGGAAGTCACCCTGGCCCTAGGATGCACTGAACCTGTTGCCATTGCGTTGGGTGCGGCTGCGGCAGTCTCAGTCCTGCCTGAGAAAACTGCTATTGACGCCATTGAAATAACAATTGATCCGAATATTTATAAAAATGGAATGGCGGTAACTATTCCAGGAAGTGACAATATGCAGGGCCTTGACACAGCTGCTGCCCTGGGAGCATTCGGGGGTAATCCCGTCAGGGGGCTGGAAGTTCTGGCCAACCTGGATGACGAAGCCATATCCAGGGCCCGACAGCTGCTCAATGAGGACAAGGTGACGGTAACTCTCCGGGAAGAGCCGGGACTCTATGTCCACACTACAATAACCGCCGGTGAAAACATGGCGGAATCCCTTATTATTGATCTGCATAACAATATCGCTTCCCTTAAATTCAATGGTACTGAAATAAAAGATTCTCCCCTCCTTTCCACCTCCACAAAGAAAGGTACAAAACACCCTCTGGTGGAGCTGGAAAACTGGCTGAGGGAATTAACCCTCGAAGATATTCTTGAACTGACAGCAGACCTGGACGACGACGACCTCAATTTTCTTGAAGAAGGGGTAAGGCACAATCTTGCCCTGGCAGAACATGGTCTGAAATACGGTACAGGACTTGGTATCGGCAAAGCTATTGACCGTCTGGTCAAACAGAAACTCCTGGTCAAAGACATGTCCACCTCAGCCAGACGCCTCACCTCGGCGGCGGCTGACGCCCGCATGGGAGGAGTAAACCTGCCGGCCATGAGTTCGGCCGGCAGTGGGAACCATGGCCTGACAGCAATTCTACCCATCTGGGCCGTAAAAGATTTTATTGACCACGACCGGGAAACCATTCTCCGGGCCATAGGCCTCAGCCATATTATTACAGCTTATGTCAAAGCCCACACTGGAAGATTGTCTGCAGTCTGTGGGTGTTCCGTCGCCGCAGGAGCCGGAGCAACGGCAGGAATCACCTATCTGGTCGGTGGAGATGTGCACCATATGGAGGGAGCCATAAAAAATATTCTCGAGGATCTGGCCGGAGTTATCTGCGACGGCGCCAAGGCGGGCTGTGCCATCAAGCTCAATACCGCAGCAGGTGCTGCCGTACAGGCTGCACTCTTCTCTCTCCAAGGTGTCAATGTCAAGGACACGGACGGGATTATCGGGGACTCCACCCGTAAAACCATCCAGAACATGGGTGAGCTCAGCCATGACGGTATGATCCAGACTGATAAAACCATCCTGAAAATCATGCTGGAAAAACAGATGACCAGAGAAAAAAGAAAGAAAAACTGA
- a CDS encoding serine protein kinase PrkA, whose product MRDLTNAMENLAKHEGQNNSRPVLSFAGFLQEVIARPEQLIRDVFQVYVDMINTYMCDEEEDCGDDTESIGFLKYDCTRLFVEGSDRPFFADRLFANRLMRHVESFKVGGKQNKIFIFDGPHGSGKSTFLNNLLRKFEEYANSPEGSRYEVVWRLKHDRLVGGVHSLNSLTNKLAWVFESEGKSELADELKCACNDSRDLAGTFDVPCPSHDHPLLLIPKDVRRRFFDDLFENDEIKWHLFTEKSYEWIFQDEPCTICSSIYDELLKKLQDPTKVLECVFARPYVFNRKLGEGISVFNPGDKPLRHNVMSNEMIQRRLNSAMDGAMRVSYLYSRYAKTNNGIYALMDIKSHNTDRLMELHNIISDGVHKVEDMEERVKSLLFALMNPEDKKLLKDLHAFADRVEYINIPYVLDLKTEVDIYRENFGKHIDESFLPRVLHNFARVIIATRLRTKSEAMEEWIDSPEKYEMYCDRHLQLLKMEIFTGHIPEWLSEEDIENFNAKRRLKIIAESEKDGWKGLSGRDSIRMFNEFYTTYAKDDKLIDMSMLGRFFRKFCKQDRDILPMGFLDSLLRMYNYTVLQEVKESLYYYNEEQISKNLINYIFGVNFEVGAVEFCEFTGEKLEITEEFFRLVETQLQIEAGDAPTFRATTQKAYTSTALTQEMLRDGLPITETTLYTHLYEKYVHNLKGRVLEPFLKNENFRRAVKDFNQEEFKTYDRKIQDDVTYMMENLQKKHLYSRQGAKEICIYVIDNNLAEEFSKNGVT is encoded by the coding sequence ATGCGTGATCTGACAAATGCCATGGAGAATCTTGCAAAACATGAGGGGCAGAACAACAGCCGGCCTGTACTTTCCTTTGCAGGTTTTCTTCAGGAAGTGATAGCGCGACCTGAGCAGCTTATCCGCGATGTCTTTCAAGTTTACGTGGACATGATCAACACCTACATGTGTGACGAGGAAGAGGACTGTGGAGATGATACGGAGTCCATTGGATTTTTAAAATATGATTGTACCCGTCTCTTTGTGGAAGGGTCAGACAGACCCTTTTTTGCGGACAGACTGTTTGCCAATCGGTTGATGCGGCATGTGGAATCTTTCAAGGTTGGCGGAAAACAGAATAAGATATTTATTTTTGATGGACCGCACGGCAGTGGTAAATCGACCTTTCTCAATAATCTCCTCAGAAAATTTGAAGAATATGCCAATTCCCCGGAAGGGTCCCGGTACGAAGTTGTCTGGCGCCTGAAACATGACCGACTGGTGGGAGGAGTGCACAGCCTCAATTCCCTGACCAACAAACTTGCCTGGGTGTTTGAGAGTGAAGGCAAAAGTGAACTGGCGGATGAGTTGAAATGTGCCTGTAACGACAGCAGAGATCTTGCCGGCACATTTGATGTACCCTGTCCCAGTCATGATCATCCTCTTTTGCTGATCCCGAAAGATGTCCGCCGCCGGTTTTTTGACGATCTCTTTGAAAATGACGAGATAAAATGGCACCTGTTTACAGAGAAGAGTTATGAGTGGATTTTTCAGGATGAACCATGCACTATCTGCAGTTCCATTTATGATGAACTGTTGAAAAAGCTCCAGGATCCGACAAAGGTTCTGGAGTGTGTTTTTGCCCGACCCTATGTCTTTAACCGAAAACTGGGCGAGGGAATTTCTGTTTTTAATCCCGGTGACAAACCGCTTCGTCACAATGTGATGAGTAATGAAATGATTCAGAGGAGGCTGAACAGTGCCATGGATGGCGCCATGCGGGTCAGTTATCTCTATTCCAGGTATGCTAAAACCAATAATGGCATTTATGCGCTGATGGATATCAAATCCCACAACACTGACAGATTGATGGAGTTGCATAATATTATCAGTGATGGGGTACACAAGGTTGAAGATATGGAAGAACGGGTCAAATCCCTGCTCTTTGCCCTGATGAATCCGGAGGACAAGAAACTGTTGAAAGACCTGCATGCCTTCGCAGACAGGGTTGAATACATAAATATCCCCTATGTTCTTGATCTGAAAACAGAAGTTGACATTTACAGGGAGAATTTCGGTAAACATATTGATGAGAGTTTTCTGCCGCGGGTTCTTCATAATTTTGCCAGGGTCATTATAGCAACCCGCCTGAGAACAAAATCAGAGGCGATGGAGGAATGGATTGACAGTCCTGAAAAATACGAGATGTACTGCGACAGGCATCTGCAGCTGTTGAAGATGGAAATTTTCACCGGCCATATTCCAGAATGGTTATCTGAAGAGGATATAGAAAATTTTAATGCCAAAAGGCGGCTGAAGATAATTGCGGAATCGGAAAAAGACGGCTGGAAAGGATTGTCTGGCAGGGATTCTATCAGGATGTTTAACGAGTTTTACACAACCTATGCCAAAGATGACAAGCTTATAGATATGTCTATGCTGGGCAGGTTTTTCAGAAAATTCTGTAAGCAGGATCGGGATATTCTTCCCATGGGTTTTCTTGATTCACTGTTGAGGATGTACAATTACACAGTGCTGCAGGAGGTCAAAGAATCGCTTTATTACTATAATGAGGAGCAGATTTCTAAAAATCTTATCAACTATATCTTCGGAGTGAACTTTGAGGTGGGGGCTGTGGAATTCTGCGAGTTTACCGGGGAAAAGCTTGAAATTACAGAAGAATTTTTCAGGCTGGTGGAGACCCAGTTGCAGATAGAGGCCGGGGATGCACCAACATTCAGAGCAACGACCCAGAAGGCTTATACTTCAACAGCGCTGACCCAGGAGATGCTCCGGGACGGGCTGCCCATTACCGAGACGACGCTCTATACCCATCTTTATGAAAAATATGTTCACAACCTGAAGGGCAGGGTGCTGGAGCCTTTTCTGAAAAATGAAAATTTTCGTCGGGCTGTAAAAGATTTCAATCAGGAGGAATTTAAAACTTACGACCGCAAGATCCAGGATGATGTCACCTATATGATGGAAAACCTGCAGAAGAAACATCTCTATTCCCGTCAGGGAGCCAAGGAAATCTGTATCTATGTCATTGACAATAATCTTGCCGAGGAATTTTCCAAAAACGGTGTAACCTGA
- a CDS encoding sirohydrochlorin cobaltochelatase: MKNPVVMIAFGTTSKTISTYESLHEKISKYFLDREILWAFSSRIITRRLNRKTEKKIRQPKELLHHLARTGYRSVTVQSLHLFPGTEFSSLKKILSGMELPCFSGSPLLTSPSDYTEICNILKPLIASSSDTATVLIGHGTKHPAWTGYFCLEKYLRRHFGNSIYVGTVEDFPDTTSLVDEIASEGFRKVRLIPFFLVAGMHYERDIAGTNDTSWQSRFRKKGIKTEAIEQGLGTLKGFDRLIIRHIEEATEIPFGNQS, encoded by the coding sequence ATGAAAAATCCTGTTGTAATGATTGCCTTCGGTACGACCTCAAAGACAATTTCAACTTACGAGAGTCTCCATGAGAAAATCTCAAAATACTTCCTTGATCGGGAAATATTATGGGCATTTTCATCGCGGATAATTACCCGCAGACTCAACCGCAAAACAGAAAAAAAGATTCGTCAACCGAAGGAATTGCTGCATCACCTTGCCAGAACAGGATATCGTTCAGTTACGGTACAATCCCTGCACCTTTTTCCCGGAACAGAATTCAGCAGTTTAAAAAAAATACTGTCCGGAATGGAATTACCCTGCTTCTCTGGTTCTCCCCTTCTCACCTCCCCATCCGATTACACTGAAATCTGCAACATTCTGAAGCCCCTTATTGCATCATCCTCTGATACAGCCACTGTTCTCATCGGTCACGGAACAAAACATCCGGCATGGACAGGTTATTTCTGTCTGGAAAAATATCTCAGGCGCCATTTTGGAAACAGCATCTACGTGGGGACAGTGGAAGATTTTCCGGATACAACCAGCCTGGTTGATGAGATCGCCTCAGAAGGGTTCAGAAAGGTACGGCTCATTCCCTTCTTTCTCGTTGCCGGTATGCATTATGAAAGGGATATTGCGGGAACAAACGATACATCCTGGCAGTCCCGATTCAGAAAAAAAGGAATAAAGACCGAAGCAATAGAGCAGGGTCTCGGCACATTGAAGGGGTTTGACAGACTGATAATCCGCCATATTGAGGAAGCCACCGAAATCCCTTTCGGAAATCAATCCTGA